In one window of Streptomyces sp. NBC_01224 DNA:
- a CDS encoding aldo/keto reductase, with the protein MEYTQLGRTGLKVSRLVLGTMNFGPQTNEVDSHTIMDAALDTGLNFFDTANVYGWGENKGRTEEIIGTWFAKGGERRDKVVLATKMYGNMAADGEAWPNHDKLSAVNIRRSVDASLKRLQTDYIDLYQFHHVDRNTPFEEIWQAIDVLVQQGKILYAGSSNFAGYKIAQANELAARRGSLGLVSEQCIYNLMERRAEMEVIPAAQEYGLGVIPWSPLHGGLLGGVLKKEREGTAGRSASGRSADALQNSAQREKIQAYEDLLDKYGLEPGEVGLAWLLAQPGVTGPIVGPRNQEQLDSALRALELELSAEVLASLDEIFPGPGPSPEAFAW; encoded by the coding sequence ATGGAGTACACGCAGCTCGGACGCACCGGACTCAAAGTCAGCCGTCTCGTCCTCGGCACCATGAACTTCGGCCCGCAGACCAATGAGGTCGACAGCCACACCATCATGGACGCGGCGCTGGACACCGGCCTGAATTTCTTCGACACCGCGAACGTATACGGCTGGGGCGAGAACAAGGGCCGCACCGAGGAGATCATCGGCACCTGGTTCGCCAAGGGCGGCGAACGCCGCGACAAGGTGGTCCTGGCCACCAAGATGTACGGGAACATGGCCGCCGACGGCGAGGCCTGGCCCAACCACGACAAGCTCTCCGCCGTGAACATCCGGCGCTCGGTCGACGCGTCGCTGAAGCGGCTCCAGACGGACTACATCGACCTCTACCAGTTCCACCACGTCGACCGGAACACCCCCTTCGAGGAGATCTGGCAGGCGATCGACGTCCTGGTCCAGCAGGGCAAGATCCTCTACGCGGGTTCGTCGAACTTCGCCGGTTACAAGATCGCCCAGGCCAATGAACTGGCCGCCCGGCGCGGCTCGTTGGGCCTGGTCAGCGAGCAGTGCATCTACAACCTCATGGAGCGCCGCGCCGAGATGGAGGTCATCCCGGCCGCCCAGGAGTACGGCCTCGGCGTCATTCCGTGGTCTCCGCTGCACGGCGGACTGCTGGGTGGCGTGCTGAAGAAGGAGCGCGAGGGCACGGCAGGGCGTTCGGCCTCCGGCCGCAGCGCGGACGCGCTGCAGAACTCGGCGCAGCGCGAGAAGATCCAGGCGTACGAGGACCTGCTCGACAAGTACGGCCTGGAACCGGGCGAGGTCGGCCTGGCGTGGCTGCTCGCGCAGCCGGGGGTGACGGGGCCGATCGTCGGACCGCGCAACCAGGAGCAGCTGGACTCGGCGCTGCGGGCGCTTGAGCTGGAACTCTCCGCGGAGGTGCTGGCGTCGCTGGACGAGATCTTCCCGGGTCCGGGGCCGTCGCCGGAGGCGTTCGCCTGGTGA
- the thpR gene encoding RNA 2',3'-cyclic phosphodiesterase, with amino-acid sequence MSRLRLFVAVSPPDRAIQELRRAVDPLRALPGAGKLRWTGTPSWHFTLAFLGSVDEEVLPELRARLERAARRTEPFPLHIHGAGRFGGRALWAGAAGGIDTLRFLAERADAAARRAGIPMEEHRRYSAHLTLARSRTEADLRPFVEALGGFEGTPWEVGELALVRSNLPVAGVRGEQPRYEVIASWSLGH; translated from the coding sequence ATGAGCCGTCTCAGACTCTTTGTCGCCGTGTCGCCGCCCGACCGCGCAATCCAGGAACTGCGCCGTGCCGTCGACCCGCTGCGCGCGCTCCCCGGTGCCGGGAAACTGCGCTGGACCGGTACGCCCAGCTGGCACTTCACGCTCGCGTTCCTCGGGTCCGTGGACGAGGAGGTGCTGCCCGAGCTGCGTGCGCGCCTCGAACGGGCGGCTCGCCGTACCGAGCCCTTCCCGTTGCACATCCACGGCGCCGGCCGGTTCGGCGGGCGGGCGCTGTGGGCGGGGGCCGCGGGTGGGATCGACACGTTGCGGTTCCTCGCCGAACGCGCGGATGCCGCCGCCCGTCGCGCCGGCATCCCGATGGAGGAGCACCGCCGCTACAGCGCGCACCTCACCCTCGCCCGCAGCCGTACCGAGGCCGACCTGCGCCCCTTCGTCGAGGCTCTCGGGGGCTTCGAGGGCACCCCGTGGGAGGTCGGTGAGCTCGCCCTCGTACGCAGCAATCTGCCGGTCGCCGGGGTGCGGGGCGAGCAGCCGCGGTACGAGGTGATCGCATCCTGGTCGCTGGGTCACTGA
- a CDS encoding calcium-binding protein, whose protein sequence is MRIRATVAAASGALVLSALTAPAAHAGEAVKPASPLPVISKVSVNGGKDTVLGTTAPKTITLSVTASHASGIVDGWVLLWHGTDSDEGMDGALVPAGGATCRNASVATTVTCSLTLTIDPRTDLPKNKLAGSWHVLAGVAAKDGSSTSYDSYTTARVQRLSKLTVNAAPEPVKKGRTITVTGKLSRANWEDHAYHGYTGQPVKLQFRKKSSSTYTTVRTVRTNSTGNLKTTVKASVDGYWRYSFAGTSTTPAVTTAGDFVDVK, encoded by the coding sequence ATGCGTATCCGTGCCACAGTGGCCGCTGCTTCCGGTGCTCTCGTTCTGTCCGCGCTGACCGCGCCGGCCGCTCACGCGGGCGAGGCCGTGAAGCCCGCCTCCCCGCTCCCCGTCATTTCGAAGGTCTCCGTCAACGGCGGCAAGGACACCGTCCTGGGGACGACGGCCCCGAAGACGATCACCCTCTCGGTCACCGCCTCGCACGCCTCCGGCATCGTCGACGGCTGGGTGCTCCTGTGGCACGGGACCGACTCGGACGAGGGCATGGACGGCGCGCTGGTGCCCGCAGGGGGTGCGACCTGCAGGAATGCGAGCGTCGCCACCACCGTCACCTGCTCGCTCACCCTCACGATCGACCCGAGGACCGATCTGCCGAAGAACAAGCTCGCGGGCTCCTGGCACGTTCTCGCGGGTGTGGCCGCCAAGGACGGAAGCAGCACGTCCTACGACTCCTACACCACCGCCCGTGTGCAGCGGCTGTCGAAGCTGACGGTGAACGCGGCTCCGGAGCCCGTGAAGAAGGGCAGGACGATCACGGTCACCGGGAAGCTGTCGCGGGCGAACTGGGAGGACCACGCGTACCACGGCTACACCGGGCAGCCGGTGAAGCTCCAGTTCCGCAAGAAGAGCAGCTCCACGTACACCACGGTCAGGACGGTCAGGACGAACAGCACGGGCAACCTGAAGACCACGGTCAAGGCGTCGGTCGACGGTTACTGGCGCTACAGCTTCGCCGGTACGTCCACCACCCCGGCCGTCACGACCGCGGGCGACTTCGTCGACGTGAAGTAG
- a CDS encoding HAD-IC family P-type ATPase produces the protein MTQRAPHSFGEQTPGASGISGLPGPAMIDAGSELDPVHPMKLPAPAVSTRGLTAAEVAERIARGEVNDVPVRSSRSVREIVRANVFTRFNLIIGVLWLIMLFVAPIQDSLFGFVIIANTGIGIVQEWRAKKTLDSLAVIGEAKPTVRRDGVSAEISTSEIVLGDLVELGPGDKVVVDGTVAEADSLEIDESLLTGEADPVLKQPGDLVMSGSFVVAGGGSFAATKVGREAYAAQLAEEASRFTLVQSELRTGISTILKYVTWMMVPTAIGLVISQLVVNNNDIKGSVARTVGGIVPMIPEGLVLLTSVAFAIGVVRLGRKQCLVQELPAIEGLARVDVVCLDKTGTLTEGGMDVTEVRALAGADDTYIQRVLGALGASDPRPNASLQAIVDAYPDGEVWRCTQSLPFSSARKYSGAAFDEGGGRASAWLLGAPDVLLPEQDPALAEIEQLNEQGLRVLLLARAQGELEGPDIAVGAVPSALVVLEQRLRADAGETLAYFADQRVAAKVISGDNAVSVGAVAGKLGLPGAENTLDARRLPTDPDEMATAMEENAVFGRVTPQQKRDMVGALQSRGHTVAMTGDGVNDVLALKDADIGVSMGSGSEATRAVAQIVLLDNSFATLPSVVAEGRRVIGNITRVATLFLTKTVYSVLLAVLVVCFQVDYPFLPRHLTLLSTLTIGVPAFFLALAPNKERAHPHFVRRVMRYAIPSGIIAAVATFVTYMVARHYYSGTGALDAETSVATLTLFLISMWVLAIIARPYTWWRICLVAAMGLAFLIVLVVPWLQNFFALKLVGAAMPWTAVGIAVVAAAGLEFAWRLVGRRFPA, from the coding sequence ATGACGCAGCGGGCACCCCACTCCTTCGGCGAGCAGACCCCCGGGGCATCCGGCATTTCCGGCCTCCCCGGACCGGCCATGATCGACGCCGGGTCCGAGCTCGACCCGGTCCACCCGATGAAACTGCCGGCCCCGGCCGTGAGCACCCGCGGGCTGACCGCGGCCGAGGTGGCCGAGCGGATCGCCCGCGGCGAGGTCAACGACGTACCCGTCCGCTCGTCCCGTTCCGTCCGCGAGATCGTCCGCGCGAACGTCTTCACCCGGTTCAACCTGATCATCGGCGTGCTCTGGCTGATCATGCTGTTCGTCGCGCCGATCCAGGACAGCCTCTTCGGCTTCGTGATCATCGCCAACACCGGCATCGGCATCGTCCAGGAGTGGCGGGCCAAGAAGACCCTCGACAGCCTCGCGGTCATCGGCGAGGCCAAACCCACGGTGCGGCGCGACGGGGTCTCGGCCGAGATCTCCACCTCCGAGATCGTCCTCGGCGATCTCGTCGAGCTGGGCCCCGGCGACAAGGTCGTCGTGGACGGCACGGTCGCCGAGGCCGACAGCCTGGAGATCGACGAATCGCTGCTCACCGGCGAGGCCGACCCGGTGCTGAAGCAGCCCGGCGACCTCGTGATGTCCGGCAGCTTCGTCGTCGCGGGCGGCGGCTCGTTCGCCGCCACCAAGGTCGGCCGCGAGGCCTACGCCGCACAGCTCGCCGAGGAGGCGTCCCGCTTCACCCTCGTCCAGTCCGAGCTGCGCACCGGCATCTCCACCATCCTCAAGTACGTCACCTGGATGATGGTGCCGACCGCGATCGGCCTGGTCATCAGCCAGCTCGTCGTCAACAACAACGACATCAAGGGGTCGGTCGCCCGGACCGTCGGCGGCATCGTCCCGATGATCCCGGAAGGCCTGGTGCTGCTCACCTCGGTCGCCTTCGCGATCGGTGTCGTACGGCTCGGCCGCAAACAGTGCCTGGTGCAGGAGCTCCCCGCCATCGAGGGGCTGGCCCGCGTCGACGTCGTCTGCCTGGACAAGACCGGCACCCTCACCGAGGGCGGCATGGACGTCACCGAGGTCAGGGCGCTGGCCGGTGCGGACGACACGTACATACAGCGCGTGCTGGGTGCCCTCGGCGCGTCCGACCCCCGGCCCAACGCCAGCCTGCAGGCCATCGTCGACGCCTACCCCGACGGGGAGGTGTGGCGTTGCACGCAGTCACTGCCGTTCTCCTCGGCCCGCAAGTACAGCGGCGCCGCGTTCGACGAGGGCGGCGGCCGGGCGTCGGCCTGGCTCCTGGGCGCGCCCGATGTGCTGCTGCCCGAGCAGGACCCGGCGCTCGCCGAGATCGAGCAGCTCAATGAACAGGGGCTGCGGGTGCTGCTGCTGGCCCGCGCGCAGGGCGAGCTCGAAGGGCCGGACATCGCCGTCGGAGCCGTACCGAGCGCACTGGTCGTCCTGGAACAGCGGCTGCGGGCGGACGCCGGGGAGACGCTGGCCTACTTCGCCGACCAGCGGGTCGCCGCGAAGGTCATCTCCGGTGACAACGCGGTCTCCGTCGGCGCGGTCGCCGGAAAGCTCGGCCTGCCGGGCGCCGAGAACACCCTGGACGCGCGCAGGCTGCCCACCGACCCGGACGAAATGGCCACGGCCATGGAGGAGAACGCGGTCTTCGGCCGGGTCACCCCGCAGCAGAAGCGGGACATGGTCGGCGCACTCCAGTCCCGCGGTCACACCGTCGCGATGACCGGCGACGGCGTCAACGACGTGCTGGCGCTGAAGGACGCCGACATCGGCGTCTCCATGGGTTCGGGCTCCGAGGCGACCCGGGCCGTCGCCCAGATCGTGCTGCTCGACAACAGCTTCGCGACGCTGCCGTCCGTCGTCGCCGAGGGCCGTCGGGTGATCGGCAACATCACCCGGGTCGCCACCCTGTTCCTGACCAAGACCGTCTACTCGGTGCTGCTGGCGGTCCTGGTGGTCTGCTTCCAGGTCGACTACCCGTTCCTGCCGCGCCATCTGACACTGCTGTCGACCCTGACGATCGGCGTCCCGGCGTTCTTCCTGGCCCTCGCCCCCAACAAGGAACGGGCCCATCCGCACTTCGTGCGCCGCGTCATGCGGTACGCGATCCCGTCGGGCATCATCGCGGCCGTCGCCACCTTCGTGACGTACATGGTCGCCCGGCACTACTACTCCGGTACGGGTGCGCTGGACGCGGAGACCAGCGTGGCCACGCTCACGCTGTTCCTGATTTCGATGTGGGTCCTGGCGATCATCGCCCGTCCGTACACCTGGTGGCGGATCTGCCTGGTGGCGGCGATGGGGCTGGCGTTCCTGATCGTGCTGGTGGTGCCGTGGCTGCAGAACTTCTTCGCGCTGAAGCTGGTGGGAGCGGCGATGCCGTGGACCGCGGTGGGAATCGCGGTGGTGGCGGCGGCCGGCCTGGAATTCGCCTGGCGGCTGGTCGGTCGCCGCTTCCCGGCGTAG
- a CDS encoding PadR family transcriptional regulator, which produces MLELAILGFLYEQPLHGYELKRRVAHLTGHVRPIADGTLYPAIKRLERAGWLERRTEPGSRAAPRHTLTLTEQGREELRRRLREADETDISDENRWFTVLAFLRHLASPAEQAEVLRRRLAFLEEPSSFFYEGEQPLGAETFEDPFRQGLLRIARATSQAELGWLGETLKELDASL; this is translated from the coding sequence ATGCTGGAACTGGCCATCCTGGGATTTCTGTACGAACAGCCGCTGCACGGCTACGAGCTGAAGCGTCGGGTCGCCCACCTCACCGGACACGTCCGCCCCATCGCGGACGGCACGCTGTACCCGGCGATCAAGCGCCTGGAGCGAGCCGGATGGCTGGAGCGCCGGACGGAGCCAGGCAGCAGGGCTGCCCCCCGCCACACGCTGACCCTGACCGAGCAGGGGCGCGAGGAGCTGCGGCGCCGATTGCGGGAGGCCGACGAGACGGACATCAGTGACGAGAACCGCTGGTTCACCGTCCTCGCCTTCCTGCGCCATCTGGCGTCCCCGGCCGAGCAGGCGGAGGTGCTGCGGCGCCGGCTCGCGTTCCTGGAGGAGCCGAGCAGCTTCTTCTACGAGGGCGAGCAGCCGCTCGGCGCCGAGACGTTCGAGGACCCGTTCCGGCAGGGTCTGCTGAGGATCGCCCGCGCGACCAGCCAGGCGGAGCTGGGCTGGCTCGGGGAGACGCTCAAGGAACTCGACGCCTCGCTCTGA
- a CDS encoding NCS2 family permease yields MSPSATASVDSKQSPAPQPHNGLDRFFKISERGSSVAREIRGGFATFFAMAYIIVLNPIILGSAKDMYGHQLNGGQLVTATVLTAAFSTLLMGVIGNVPIALAAGLGVNTVVALQLAPRMSWPDAMGMVVLAGIVVMLLVATGLRERVMHAVPKSLRKGIAIGIGLFILLIGLVDSGFVSRIPDAAHTTVPLQLGSDGHLNGWPVLVFILGALLTLALIVRKVPGAILISIVAMTVVAMIIDAVAGLPGEAWGLTVPQWPGNPVATPDFGLIGKVSLFGGFSKVGVLTGILFVFTVLLSCFFDAMGTILGVGDEAKLTDKDGNFPGINKVLFVDGIAVAAGGASSASAGTCFVESTAGVGEGARTGFASIVTGLLFTVALFLTPLATMVPSQAATPALLAVGFLIISGSVRDIDWSDYTLAIPAFLAMLMMPFTYSITNGIGIGFIAFSVLRVVAGRWREVPAAMYVVSAVFVFYYAMPALGLT; encoded by the coding sequence ATGTCCCCCTCGGCCACCGCTTCGGTCGACTCCAAGCAGTCTCCGGCTCCTCAGCCGCACAACGGCCTGGATCGTTTCTTCAAGATCTCCGAGCGGGGGTCGTCGGTTGCCCGCGAGATTCGCGGCGGATTCGCCACGTTCTTCGCAATGGCGTACATCATCGTGCTGAACCCGATCATTCTCGGTAGCGCGAAGGACATGTACGGGCACCAGCTCAACGGGGGGCAGCTGGTCACCGCCACCGTGCTGACCGCCGCGTTCTCCACGCTCCTGATGGGCGTCATCGGCAATGTGCCGATCGCGCTGGCCGCCGGCCTCGGCGTCAACACCGTCGTGGCCCTCCAGCTCGCCCCCAGGATGAGCTGGCCGGACGCGATGGGCATGGTCGTCCTCGCGGGCATCGTGGTCATGCTGCTGGTCGCGACCGGGCTTCGCGAACGCGTGATGCACGCCGTACCGAAGTCGCTCCGCAAGGGCATCGCGATCGGTATCGGTCTTTTCATCCTGCTGATCGGCCTGGTCGACTCGGGCTTCGTCTCCCGTATCCCGGACGCCGCGCACACCACCGTGCCGCTCCAGCTCGGCAGCGACGGTCACCTCAACGGCTGGCCGGTTCTGGTCTTCATCCTCGGCGCGCTGCTCACCCTCGCGCTGATCGTCCGCAAGGTGCCGGGCGCGATCCTGATCTCCATCGTCGCGATGACGGTCGTCGCGATGATCATCGACGCGGTCGCCGGCCTGCCGGGCGAGGCATGGGGTCTGACCGTCCCGCAGTGGCCGGGCAACCCGGTCGCCACCCCGGACTTCGGGCTGATCGGCAAGGTCAGTCTGTTCGGCGGCTTCAGCAAGGTCGGTGTGCTCACCGGCATTCTGTTCGTCTTCACCGTGCTGCTGTCCTGCTTCTTCGACGCGATGGGCACCATCCTCGGTGTCGGCGACGAGGCGAAGCTGACGGACAAGGACGGCAACTTCCCCGGCATCAACAAGGTGCTGTTCGTCGACGGCATCGCGGTCGCCGCGGGCGGCGCGAGCTCCGCCTCGGCGGGCACCTGCTTCGTGGAGTCCACGGCGGGTGTCGGTGAAGGCGCCCGCACCGGCTTCGCCAGCATCGTGACGGGTCTGCTGTTCACGGTGGCGCTGTTCCTGACGCCGCTGGCGACCATGGTCCCGTCGCAGGCGGCCACCCCGGCGCTGCTGGCGGTCGGCTTCCTGATCATCTCGGGTTCGGTGCGGGACATCGACTGGAGCGACTACACGCTCGCCATCCCGGCCTTCCTGGCCATGCTGATGATGCCGTTCACGTACTCGATCACCAACGGCATCGGCATCGGCTTCATCGCCTTCTCCGTGCTGCGGGTCGTGGCCGGGCGCTGGCGCGAGGTGCCGGCGGCCATGTACGTGGTGTCGGCGGTCTTCGTCTTCTACTACGCGATGCCGGCCCTCGGCCTCACGTGA
- a CDS encoding DUF2530 domain-containing protein: protein MAKWTPKHEAPEPLEGPVVATITGGTILWFVLFLVQLPFYGWFDDHGHLWWVWTCLAGAGLGLIGIWYVRGRDAAIKRAAAASGASAPSAGTDTEGTSGATE, encoded by the coding sequence ATGGCGAAGTGGACACCGAAGCACGAGGCACCCGAGCCCCTGGAGGGGCCCGTCGTCGCCACCATCACCGGCGGCACGATCCTCTGGTTCGTCCTCTTCCTGGTCCAGCTGCCGTTCTACGGCTGGTTCGACGACCACGGGCACCTGTGGTGGGTGTGGACCTGTCTGGCCGGTGCGGGGCTCGGCCTGATCGGTATCTGGTACGTACGGGGGCGCGACGCGGCGATCAAGCGGGCGGCTGCGGCTTCCGGGGCCTCCGCGCCGAGCGCCGGGACGGACACGGAGGGCACGTCGGGCGCCACGGAGTGA
- a CDS encoding ribbon-helix-helix protein, CopG family, whose translation MGSTVLSLRIDGELLDRLRQHAAKRGMSVQDYVVRTLIRDDFDERFKAAVDETERFYGSEGTAGIRAEEVT comes from the coding sequence ATGGGATCGACTGTGCTCAGCCTGCGGATAGACGGTGAGCTGCTCGACCGGCTCAGGCAGCATGCCGCCAAACGCGGAATGAGCGTCCAGGACTATGTCGTCCGGACGCTCATTCGCGATGACTTCGACGAGCGCTTCAAGGCGGCCGTCGACGAGACGGAGAGGTTCTACGGTTCGGAAGGGACCGCAGGGATCAGGGCGGAAGAGGTCACGTGA
- a CDS encoding MarR family winged helix-turn-helix transcriptional regulator: MPDLIHDGDSAAAVSSLRSAVMLLGRRLKHQRVDESLSPTEMSVLGTLARCGSATPGELARKEHVQPPSMTRIVALLEAKGLVRLEPHPDDRRQKMVSQTEQAEAMLEESRSKRNAWLTTLAEGLDEDEWETLRKAAPVLEKLAHL, translated from the coding sequence ATGCCTGACCTGATCCACGACGGCGACAGTGCGGCCGCCGTGAGCTCCCTTCGCTCCGCCGTGATGCTGCTCGGCCGACGCCTGAAGCACCAGCGTGTCGACGAGTCGCTGAGCCCCACCGAGATGTCGGTGCTCGGCACGCTCGCCCGCTGCGGTTCGGCCACGCCCGGTGAGCTGGCCCGCAAGGAGCATGTGCAGCCTCCGTCGATGACTCGCATCGTCGCGCTGCTGGAAGCCAAGGGACTGGTCAGACTGGAGCCGCACCCCGATGACCGTCGCCAGAAGATGGTCAGCCAGACCGAACAGGCGGAAGCCATGCTCGAAGAGAGCCGCTCCAAGCGGAACGCCTGGCTGACCACCCTCGCCGAGGGCCTGGACGAGGACGAGTGGGAGACGCTGCGCAAGGCGGCGCCCGTGCTGGAGAAGCTCGCCCACCTGTAG
- a CDS encoding MFS transporter — MSTGSGADSAPAPTSTHESKPGGTFSSLKIRNYRLFATGAVISNTGTWMSRITQDWLVLSLTGSAAAVGITTALQFLPMLLFGLYGGVIADRLPKRKLLLVSQAALGLCGIALAVLTLSGVVQVWHVYLIAFLLGMVTVVDNPARQSFVSEMVGPAQLRNAVSLNSANFQSARLIGPAVAGVLITTVGSGWAFMFNGLSFAAPLVGLMLMRTSELHKATVVPRAKGQLREGLRYVSGRPELIWPIVLVGFVGTFGFNFPIWLTAFADEIFHGGAGMYSFFNILMAAGSLAGALLAARRRSSRLRMLVAAGTAFGLLEIVAALSPSVWLFAILLVPIGMIGLTTNISANTSVQMAADPAMRGRVMSLYMMVFAGGTPVGAPIVGWVSDAYGVRTGMVVGGAFSLVAALGVGFMLARVGGLRLKVDLRPGRPHVRFVPREELATAA; from the coding sequence TTGAGTACGGGATCCGGAGCAGACTCCGCCCCCGCACCGACTTCCACCCACGAGAGCAAGCCCGGCGGGACCTTCTCGTCGCTGAAGATCCGTAACTACCGCCTGTTCGCCACGGGCGCCGTGATCTCCAACACCGGTACCTGGATGTCCCGCATCACGCAGGACTGGCTCGTCCTGAGCCTCACCGGGTCCGCTGCCGCCGTCGGCATCACCACGGCCCTCCAGTTTCTTCCGATGCTTCTCTTCGGCCTGTACGGCGGCGTCATCGCCGACCGTCTCCCGAAGCGGAAGCTTCTTCTCGTCAGCCAGGCGGCTCTCGGCCTGTGCGGGATCGCCCTCGCGGTGCTCACGCTCTCCGGTGTCGTCCAGGTGTGGCACGTCTACCTCATCGCGTTCCTGCTCGGCATGGTGACGGTCGTCGACAACCCGGCCCGCCAGTCGTTCGTCTCCGAGATGGTGGGCCCCGCCCAGCTGCGGAACGCGGTCAGTCTCAACTCGGCGAACTTCCAGTCCGCCCGGCTCATCGGCCCCGCCGTCGCAGGTGTCCTGATCACCACGGTCGGCAGCGGCTGGGCCTTCATGTTCAACGGTCTGTCCTTCGCGGCCCCACTGGTCGGCCTGATGCTGATGCGTACGAGTGAGCTGCACAAGGCCACCGTCGTGCCGCGCGCCAAGGGGCAGCTGCGGGAGGGCCTGCGCTATGTCTCCGGCCGCCCCGAGCTGATCTGGCCGATCGTCCTGGTCGGCTTCGTCGGCACGTTCGGGTTCAACTTCCCGATCTGGCTCACGGCCTTCGCGGACGAGATCTTCCACGGCGGCGCCGGGATGTACTCGTTCTTCAACATCCTCATGGCGGCCGGCTCCCTCGCCGGCGCCCTGCTCGCCGCCCGTCGCCGCTCCTCAAGGCTGCGGATGCTGGTGGCCGCGGGCACGGCGTTCGGTCTGCTGGAGATCGTCGCGGCGCTGTCGCCGTCCGTCTGGCTCTTCGCGATCCTGCTGGTCCCGATCGGCATGATCGGTCTGACGACCAACATCAGCGCGAACACGAGCGTCCAGATGGCCGCCGACCCGGCGATGCGCGGCCGGGTCATGAGCCTGTACATGATGGTCTTCGCCGGTGGTACGCCGGTGGGCGCCCCGATCGTCGGCTGGGTCAGCGACGCCTACGGGGTCCGTACGGGCATGGTGGTCGGCGGTGCGTTCTCACTGGTGGCCGCACTGGGCGTCGGTTTCATGCTGGCTCGCGTGGGCGGCCTCCGCCTCAAGGTCGACCTCCGGCCGGGCCGCCCGCACGTGCGGTTCGTCCCGCGCGAAGAGCTGGCTACGGCGGCCTGA
- a CDS encoding Uma2 family endonuclease translates to MTVVETDRIEMAEESDERTLDSMFEWLEKMPVPEGIKTEIVGGNIFMSPQRDTHWDIIADIFEQLRGTYSRRRLKSDVRVDFPGHLNGFAADVLALREDAPKDSKGNWLFEGVEFVAEVISKGTAVNDYGPKKDAYAAAGVPVYLIADPYSGECHVFRSAANGVYGSKLTVLFGTDIDLTDTPVGLVLHTREFPRD, encoded by the coding sequence GTGACCGTCGTAGAGACCGACAGGATCGAGATGGCCGAAGAGAGCGACGAGCGGACTCTGGACTCAATGTTCGAGTGGCTCGAGAAGATGCCCGTCCCCGAGGGAATCAAGACCGAGATCGTCGGGGGAAACATCTTCATGTCGCCGCAGCGGGACACCCACTGGGACATCATCGCCGACATCTTCGAGCAGCTTCGTGGCACGTATTCGCGCCGGCGTCTGAAGTCCGATGTGCGCGTCGACTTCCCCGGGCATCTCAACGGGTTCGCGGCGGACGTGCTGGCGCTGAGGGAGGACGCCCCGAAGGACAGCAAGGGAAACTGGCTGTTCGAGGGTGTGGAGTTCGTGGCCGAGGTGATCTCGAAAGGCACCGCGGTGAACGACTACGGGCCGAAGAAGGACGCGTACGCCGCGGCAGGCGTTCCGGTCTATCTGATCGCCGACCCGTACAGCGGCGAGTGTCACGTCTTCCGGAGCGCCGCGAACGGTGTGTACGGATCCAAGCTGACCGTGCTGTTCGGCACGGATATCGACCTCACCGACACCCCGGTGGGCCTCGTCCTGCACACCCGCGAGTTCCCCCGCGACTGA
- a CDS encoding alpha/beta fold hydrolase, with translation MQNAQVTAEGARIRWVELPGRPGTSRTRVYLHGLGASSGPYFTASAVHPLLADSRSLLMDLLGFGISDRPTDFGYTLEEHADAVAAALKAADAYDCDVVAHSMGGAVAIVLAARHPQLVARLVLVDANLDPVVPDPARPGSSGLARYTEEEFLAGGLEEVRDRVGPHWWATMRLAGPEALHRTAVHLARGTTPTMRELLLDLKIPRTYLRPRDNGPLPGEESLIENGVRVVAVPECGHNIMLDNPEAFAKETALAVNA, from the coding sequence ATGCAGAACGCTCAGGTGACGGCCGAAGGTGCGCGCATCCGGTGGGTGGAGCTCCCCGGCCGCCCCGGCACGTCCCGTACCCGGGTCTATCTGCACGGGCTCGGAGCCTCGTCCGGCCCGTACTTCACCGCGAGCGCCGTGCATCCCCTGCTGGCCGACAGCCGGTCGCTGCTCATGGACCTGCTCGGCTTCGGAATCAGCGACCGCCCCACGGACTTCGGCTACACCCTGGAAGAGCACGCCGACGCGGTGGCGGCGGCGCTGAAGGCGGCCGACGCGTACGACTGCGACGTGGTCGCGCACAGCATGGGCGGCGCGGTGGCCATCGTGCTCGCGGCACGCCACCCGCAGCTGGTGGCCCGGCTGGTGCTGGTCGACGCCAATCTGGACCCGGTCGTCCCCGACCCGGCCCGGCCGGGCAGCAGCGGCCTCGCCCGGTACACGGAGGAGGAGTTCCTGGCCGGCGGCCTGGAGGAAGTGCGCGACCGGGTGGGGCCCCACTGGTGGGCGACCATGCGCCTCGCGGGTCCCGAGGCACTGCACCGCACCGCGGTGCATCTCGCCCGCGGAACGACGCCGACGATGCGCGAGCTACTGCTGGACCTGAAGATTCCGCGTACGTATCTGCGCCCCCGGGACAACGGGCCGCTGCCCGGCGAGGAATCGCTGATCGAGAACGGGGTACGGGTCGTGGCGGTCCCGGAGTGCGGGCACAACATCATGCTGGACAACCCGGAGGCGTTCGCCAAGGAGACGGCGCTGGCCGTCAACGCCTGA